Proteins from a genomic interval of uncultured Desulfuromusa sp.:
- a CDS encoding TonB-dependent receptor gives MSFVRQCKIIFGLFLVFSGNVFATTNIHMMDAVVVTATRSENNTFDLPTPISSVDEQQLQEAAPASIADAIKNIPGVSLEKAGSWETSPIIRGLGQNRVLVLYDGDRETNLWAGRMPLTSFMDMGTVARIEVVKGPASALYGSDALGGVINIISREVALAESDQWQMESTIKSRYSSADEGWFGRYELAAGGKGLGVLLGVSGHDMENYTDGNGDEVNNSQFENKNIDFKAQYALNDNHSLTAAMRINNIDDMGVPQKNPSAPYSHFDSFDTQSYKLGYEGTGLGYVENIKARIYMVEQDRSFEGRFPSSGSPTYNLKSNDIESSALGGSFQTMISVGERQLLTTGFEVVLEETDSRETQLIQRNSDDSLARAITFQPVPDAERTHLGFFIQDEVNLSQKLTLISGARYDHFEASAENIEFTDQRYNGSGVLTASSAATNVFADADDQAATFNLGLLYKLTDNYHLTTNAGTGFRAPDIFELFSTRGGGSQVLIGNPQLDPEYSLNFDLGMKVRFSRVQGSLNLFYNRVDDYIDTVLQDTPFITGIPTYKYTNVQNAELYGFEAEGQVSLTEHLGLFGMISSVVGKDRDNGARLNNIPPLNGTLGARWESHFAETMRYWIEFSGDWFDRQKHPAPGEQETPGYTIGNLRTGLDIPEVGNSLHDMRLSLNVENLFDKYYLSHLRKDNKDYIPETGVNIIATVQFSF, from the coding sequence ATGTCTTTTGTACGTCAATGTAAAATTATATTTGGGCTTTTTCTGGTTTTTTCCGGAAACGTTTTTGCAACCACCAATATTCATATGATGGATGCAGTTGTCGTTACTGCAACCCGTTCAGAAAATAACACTTTTGACTTGCCAACACCGATATCATCAGTTGATGAACAACAACTTCAGGAAGCGGCCCCAGCGTCAATTGCTGATGCCATAAAAAATATCCCCGGGGTTTCTCTTGAAAAAGCGGGTTCTTGGGAAACCAGCCCCATCATTCGTGGGTTGGGACAAAACCGGGTTCTGGTTCTCTATGATGGAGATCGTGAAACTAATCTTTGGGCTGGTCGGATGCCACTGACGTCCTTCATGGATATGGGAACCGTTGCTCGAATTGAGGTTGTAAAAGGACCTGCTTCTGCTTTATACGGAAGCGATGCTCTGGGCGGTGTCATCAACATTATCAGTCGTGAGGTGGCTCTTGCCGAATCAGATCAATGGCAAATGGAAAGTACGATTAAAAGCCGGTATTCCAGCGCTGATGAAGGATGGTTCGGGCGCTATGAACTGGCAGCAGGGGGAAAAGGGTTGGGGGTTCTCCTCGGTGTTTCCGGGCATGATATGGAAAACTATACCGATGGGAACGGTGATGAGGTCAATAACTCACAGTTTGAAAATAAGAATATCGACTTCAAAGCGCAGTACGCACTAAATGACAATCATAGCCTTACAGCAGCTATGCGGATTAATAATATTGACGACATGGGGGTGCCACAAAAAAATCCATCAGCGCCATACTCGCATTTCGATAGCTTCGATACGCAGAGCTATAAGTTGGGCTACGAAGGGACTGGCCTGGGGTACGTCGAAAACATAAAAGCCAGGATTTATATGGTCGAGCAGGATCGTTCTTTTGAAGGTCGGTTTCCAAGTTCAGGAAGCCCGACCTATAATCTGAAATCCAACGATATTGAATCCTCAGCACTTGGTGGTTCATTTCAGACGATGATATCTGTTGGAGAGAGACAGCTTTTAACTACCGGTTTTGAAGTTGTTCTTGAAGAGACGGATTCAAGGGAAACCCAGCTGATTCAGCGCAATAGTGATGATAGTTTGGCCAGGGCGATCACTTTTCAACCCGTTCCTGATGCTGAGCGCACCCATCTTGGTTTTTTTATTCAGGATGAAGTGAACCTGAGTCAAAAGCTGACATTGATTTCCGGTGCTCGATATGACCATTTTGAAGCCAGCGCAGAGAACATTGAGTTTACCGATCAGCGCTACAATGGCTCTGGGGTGCTGACTGCTTCAAGTGCCGCAACAAACGTGTTTGCAGATGCCGACGACCAGGCCGCAACTTTTAATTTGGGTTTGCTGTATAAACTCACCGACAATTATCATCTGACCACCAATGCTGGTACCGGATTTCGTGCTCCCGACATCTTTGAGCTGTTTTCAACTCGTGGCGGCGGCAGTCAGGTTCTGATCGGTAACCCACAGTTGGATCCCGAATATTCTTTAAATTTTGATCTCGGTATGAAGGTCCGTTTTTCCCGTGTGCAAGGATCACTTAACCTGTTTTACAATCGGGTTGATGACTATATTGATACCGTGTTGCAGGACACACCTTTTATCACAGGGATTCCGACTTATAAATATACCAATGTTCAAAATGCTGAACTCTATGGTTTTGAAGCGGAAGGCCAGGTCAGTCTAACAGAGCACCTTGGTCTGTTTGGTATGATTTCCAGTGTTGTCGGAAAAGATCGGGACAACGGTGCTCGCCTCAACAACATCCCACCATTAAATGGCACTTTGGGAGCCCGCTGGGAAAGTCATTTTGCTGAAACAATGCGCTACTGGATTGAGTTTTCCGGTGACTGGTTTGACCGACAGAAACATCCGGCACCAGGGGAACAGGAAACCCCCGGCTATACTATCGGCAACCTGCGTACCGGCCTGGATATTCCAGAGGTTGGAAACAGCCTGCACGATATGCGCTTGAGCCTCAATGTTGAAAACCTGTTCGATAAATATTACCTGTCGCACCTGCGTAAAGATAACAAAGACTATATCCC